In Glycine max cultivar Williams 82 chromosome 7, Glycine_max_v4.0, whole genome shotgun sequence, a single window of DNA contains:
- the LOC100786727 gene encoding SEC12-like protein 2 isoform X2: MSPRTPITALRRRPRRRRNPRRSPVTTCCSPAAAEQATAVSPMLWLLRTSMSRRILSLINRMALNSNGDGLICAMETPMVCRWFDWDQNKSSEIHKLSLKLSEKVLSQLEDVGQQLALAFNNDGTALAAGGEDGNLRVFKWPSMEIILNETNAHSSLKDLHFSSDGKLLASLGSGGPCKVWDVSSSMVLSSLSNENRETFSSCRFSQTNDETLILYIAAMTDKGGSILTWNTQTWERMASKHIIRDPISAFNVSADGKFLACGTPSGDIVVVNSTNMQIHTMIKKAHLGIVTALAFSPDSRAVASVSMDSSARVTIIEEKKTNGLSLWIALFIILLAVAAYFLRQEIEK, translated from the exons ATGAGTCCTCGGACTCCGATCACAGCACTTCGCCGGCGACCGAGGCGGAGAAGGAACCCGCGACGGTCGCCGGTAACTACCTGCTGTTCGCCGGCGGCGGCGGAGCAGGCCACAGCGGTATCCCCAATGCTTTGGTTATTGCGCACTTCGATGTCGCGTCGAATTCTCTCTCTGATCAACCG GATGGCACTTAACTCTAATGGTGATGGCCTTATTTGTGCAATGGAAACGCCCATGGTTTGCAG ATGGTTTGACTGGGATCAAAACAAGAGCTCTGAAATTCATAAGTTGAGTCTGAAGTTGTCAGAGAAAGTGCTCTCACAGTTGGAGGATGTTGGACAGCAATTAGCATTGGCATTCAACAATGATGGTACTGCACTAGCTGCTGGTGGGGAG GATGGCAATCTAAGGGTTTTCAAGTGGCCTAGCATGGAAATTATTCTCAACGAGACTAATGCTCATTCTTCTTTGAAGGACTTACATTTCAG TTCTGATGGTAAATTACTTGCCTCTTTGGGAAGTGGTGGCCCTTGCAAGGTTTGGGACGTTTCTTCATCAATGGTCTTATCTTCTCTATCAAATGAAAAT CGCGAAACTTTTAGCTCTTGCAGATTTTCTCAAACAAATGACGAGACTCTGATCCTATATATTGCTGCCATGACTG ATAAAGGTGGAAGCATCCTGACCTGGAATACACAAACATGGGAAAGGATGGCCTCAAAGCATATTATTCGTGATCCAATCTCTGCATTTAATGTCTCAGCTGATGGAAAGTTTCTTGCGTG TGGAACACCTTCAGGAGACATTGTAGTTGTAAATTCAACAAATATGCAGATTCACACAATGATAAAAAAGGCTCACCTTGGCATAGTAACTGCTTTAGCATTCTCCCCTGATTCAAG GGCGGTGGCTTCTGTATCCATGGATTCAAGTGCGAGGGTAACAATAATTGAAGAGAAGAAGACTAATG GGCTTAGCTTGTGGATTGCATTATTTATCATCCTACTTGCAGTAGCCGCTTACTTCCTGAGGCAAGAAATTGAAAAGTGA
- the LOC100786727 gene encoding SEC12-like protein 2 isoform X1 yields the protein MGKRQIPDPPNFKKYGVPFYSVAWIPQHVVKSRQIETADESSDSDHSTSPATEAEKEPATVAGNYLLFAGGGGAGHSGIPNALVIAHFDVASNSLSDQPVCKLGTDSELPYRMALNSNGDGLICAMETPMVCRWFDWDQNKSSEIHKLSLKLSEKVLSQLEDVGQQLALAFNNDGTALAAGGEDGNLRVFKWPSMEIILNETNAHSSLKDLHFSSDGKLLASLGSGGPCKVWDVSSSMVLSSLSNENRETFSSCRFSQTNDETLILYIAAMTDKGGSILTWNTQTWERMASKHIIRDPISAFNVSADGKFLACGTPSGDIVVVNSTNMQIHTMIKKAHLGIVTALAFSPDSRAVASVSMDSSARVTIIEEKKTNGLSLWIALFIILLAVAAYFLRQEIEK from the exons ATGGGGAAAAGACAAATCCCAGACCCTCCGAACTTTAAGAAATACGGCGTTCCTTTCTACTCCGTTGCGTGGATTCCCCAACACGTTGTCAAATCGCGCCAAATCGAAACCGCCGATGAGTCCTCGGACTCCGATCACAGCACTTCGCCGGCGACCGAGGCGGAGAAGGAACCCGCGACGGTCGCCGGTAACTACCTGCTGTTCGCCGGCGGCGGCGGAGCAGGCCACAGCGGTATCCCCAATGCTTTGGTTATTGCGCACTTCGATGTCGCGTCGAATTCTCTCTCTGATCAACCG GTGTGTAAGCTAGGAACTGATTCTGAATTGCCTTATAGGATGGCACTTAACTCTAATGGTGATGGCCTTATTTGTGCAATGGAAACGCCCATGGTTTGCAG ATGGTTTGACTGGGATCAAAACAAGAGCTCTGAAATTCATAAGTTGAGTCTGAAGTTGTCAGAGAAAGTGCTCTCACAGTTGGAGGATGTTGGACAGCAATTAGCATTGGCATTCAACAATGATGGTACTGCACTAGCTGCTGGTGGGGAG GATGGCAATCTAAGGGTTTTCAAGTGGCCTAGCATGGAAATTATTCTCAACGAGACTAATGCTCATTCTTCTTTGAAGGACTTACATTTCAG TTCTGATGGTAAATTACTTGCCTCTTTGGGAAGTGGTGGCCCTTGCAAGGTTTGGGACGTTTCTTCATCAATGGTCTTATCTTCTCTATCAAATGAAAAT CGCGAAACTTTTAGCTCTTGCAGATTTTCTCAAACAAATGACGAGACTCTGATCCTATATATTGCTGCCATGACTG ATAAAGGTGGAAGCATCCTGACCTGGAATACACAAACATGGGAAAGGATGGCCTCAAAGCATATTATTCGTGATCCAATCTCTGCATTTAATGTCTCAGCTGATGGAAAGTTTCTTGCGTG TGGAACACCTTCAGGAGACATTGTAGTTGTAAATTCAACAAATATGCAGATTCACACAATGATAAAAAAGGCTCACCTTGGCATAGTAACTGCTTTAGCATTCTCCCCTGATTCAAG GGCGGTGGCTTCTGTATCCATGGATTCAAGTGCGAGGGTAACAATAATTGAAGAGAAGAAGACTAATG GGCTTAGCTTGTGGATTGCATTATTTATCATCCTACTTGCAGTAGCCGCTTACTTCCTGAGGCAAGAAATTGAAAAGTGA
- the LOC102665832 gene encoding uncharacterized protein codes for MIAHIGKARAVVEELKRILVVDSLDEVNRKLDKFYMVLILKSLHSDFDHVRDQVLAGADQKKKVLAGDQVPSMNSLVTRLLRVPHVLKDENLAEVVETSAMVAPRGRGGSRNNRGGHDGRSGRPQCTYCKRMSHTQENCYSLHGFPDKVAHASKSEKLESKFSDEEYQEYLKLRYEKSSNQVQSSLVPCVSTACISQFMEGPSPWILHSNASDHISGTWYGSSDWRRTRITRSLLLRIQPSCVLFCNFKARAFA; via the exons ATGATTGCACATATAGGTAAAGCTCGAGCGGTAGTGGAAGAGTTAAAAAGGATTCTTGTGGTTGATTCTTTGGATGAAGTAAATAGAAAGTTGGACAAGTTTTACATGGTtcttattttgaaaagtttacATTCAGATTTTGATCATGTGCGTGATCAAGTCCTTGCTGGtgctgaccaaaaaaaaaaagtccttgcTGGTGATCAAGTTCCGTCAATGAACTCCCTAGTTACTAGACTTCTTCGTGTGCCCCACGTGTTGAAAGATGAAAACTTAGCTGAAGTTGTGGAAACATCGGCCATGGTAGCACCTCGTGGAAGAGGAGGAAGTCGTAACAACAGAGGAGGCCATGATGGAAGGAGTGGACGTCCTCAATGCACATATTGCAAGAGGATGAGTCATACTCAAGAAAATTGTTACTCCTTACATGGCTTTCCCGACAAGGTAGCACATGCATCTAAATCTGAAAAATTAGAGTCTAAGTTTTCTGATGAGGAGTACCAAGAATATTTGAAGCTTAGATATGAAAAATCCAGCAACCAAGTCCAATCCTCTTTGGTACCCTGTGTTTCAACAGCATGTATTTCTCAATTTATGGAAGGTCCTAGTCCTTGGATACTTCATTCAAATGCCTCTGATCATATTTCTG GAACATGGTACGGGTCGTCTGATTGGAGAAGGACGCGAATCACAAGGTCTTTATTACTTAGAATCCAGCCTTCCTGTGTCCTGTTTTGCAACTTCAAAGCCCGAGCTTTTGCATGA
- the LOC100779433 gene encoding probable sulfate transporter 3.3 isoform X2, which yields MEVALDKVTMDQVPNEVHQVVAPPYKSSLQKFITKVKETFFPDDPLRQFKGQPLKRKLILGAQYVFPVLQWAPSYSFKLFKSDLISGLTIASLAIPQGISYANLANLPAILGLYSSFVPPLVYVVLGSSMDLAVGPVSIASLVLGSMLTEEVSPSEQPDLFLQLALTSTFFAGIFQAALGILRLGFIIDFLSKAILIGFMAGSAVIVALQQLKGLLGIKHFTKKMALVPVLSSVFQNKHEWSWQTILMGVCFLVFLLVARHIEGIAVARTFASIRNYKVDGNKEMMAIGFMNVVGSTTSCYVTTGSFSRSAINHNAGAKTAMSNLVMSVTVLVTLLFLMPLFQYTPNVILGTIIITAVIGLIDLPSAYLIWKLDKFDFVVMLTAFFGVIFISVQLGLAIAVGLSVFRILLQVTRPKTVMLGNIPATTIYRNIHHYNEATRVPGFLILSIEAPINFANITYLNERILRWVDEEEATINDNLCLQFVILEMSAVSAIDTSGVSLFKDLKTTLTMKGVQLVLVNPLADVIEKLQKADEVDDFVREDYLFMTVGEAVTSLSSLMKGQSPTMEEEEAQKIVTEY from the exons ATGGAAGTAGCATTGGACAAAGTGACAATGGACCAAGTACCCAATGAAGTGCACCAAGTTGTTGCACCACCCTACAAGAGCTCCCTACAGAAGTTCATCACCAAGGTTAAGGAAACTTTTTTCCCTGATGATCCTCTGCGCCAATTTAAGGGACAACCACTCAAGAGAAAACTAATCCTTGGAGCTCAATATGTGTTCCCTGTGCTTCAATGGGCTCCTAGTTACAGCTTCAAACTTTTTAAATCTGACCTTATTTCTGGTCTCACCATTGCTAGTTTGGCCATCCCCCAG GGAATCAGTTATGCTAACCTTGCAAATCTTCCTGCAATTCTGGGACTCT ATTCTAGTTTTGTTCCCCCCCTTGTGTATGTTGTTCTTGGAAGCTCAATGGATCTTGCAGTAGGACCTGTTTCTATTGCTTCCCTAGTGCTGGGATCCATGCTCACAGAGGAAGTGTCTCCCAGTGAACAACCTgatctttttcttcaattagcTTTAACTTCAACATTCTTTGCTGGGATCTTTCAAGCCGCTCTTGGAATTCTAAG GCTAGGATTTATCATTGATTTTCTATCAAAGGCAATCCTTATTGGGTTCATGGCTGGATCTGCTGTAATTGTAGCTTTGCAACAGCTCAAGGGCCTTCTCGGAATCAAACATTTCACCAAAAAGATGGCCCTGGTTCCAGTTTTGAGTtctgtttttcaaaataaacacGAG TGGTCGTGGCAAACAATATTGATGGGGGTTTGCTTCTTGGTGTTTTTACTGGTTGCAAGACACATT GAAGGAATTGCAGTGGCAAGGACATTTGCTTCTATCCGAAACTACAAAGTGGATGGAAACAAGGAAATGATGGCAATCGGGTTCATGAATGTGGTTGGCTCCACCACATCCTGCTATGTTACAACAG GATCTTTCTCTCGCTCGGCTATCAACCATAATGCAGGTGCTAAAACAGCAATGTCAAACTTAGTAATGTCTGTGACAGTCTTGGTGACACTACTGTTTCTTATGCCATTATTTCAATACACACCAAATGTTATATTGGGTACTATCATAATAACAGCAGTGATTGGCCTCATTGATCTCCCTTCTGCCTATCTCATTTGGAAGCTAGACAAATTCGATTTTGTTGTGATGTTGACTGCATTCTTTGGTGTGATTTTTATCTCTGTCCAGCTTGGCCTTGCTATTGCA GTCGGATTATCAGTTTTCAGGATACTCCTGCAAGTTACAAGGCCTAAAACAGTAATGTTGGGGAACATACCTGCAACAACCATATATAGAAATATTCATCATTATAATGAAGCTACAAGAGTACctggttttcttattttaagtATAGAGGCTCCCATCAATTTTGCAAACATCACATATCTCAACGAGAG AATATTACGATGGGTAGATGAAGAAGAAGCTACTATAAATGATAACTTATGCCTTCAATTTGTGATTCTGGAAATGTCAG CTGTGAGTGCCATAGACACAAGTGGAGTCTCACTTTTCAAggacttgaaaacaacattgaCAATGAAGGGTGTTCAG CTTGTGTTGGTGAATCCTCTAGCTGATGTTATAGAAAAGCTGCAAAAAGCAGATGAAGTTGATGATTTCGTTCGAGAAGATTACCTTTTCATGACAGTTGGAGAGGCTGTAACTTCACTTTCATCACTAATGAAGGGCCAATCACCAACCATGGAAGAAGAGGAGGCACAGAAAATTGTGACTGAGTACTAA
- the LOC100779433 gene encoding probable sulfate transporter 3.3 isoform X1 produces MEVALDKVTMDQVPNEVHQVVAPPYKSSLQKFITKVKETFFPDDPLRQFKGQPLKRKLILGAQYVFPVLQWAPSYSFKLFKSDLISGLTIASLAIPQGISYANLANLPAILGLYSSFVPPLVYVVLGSSMDLAVGPVSIASLVLGSMLTEEVSPSEQPDLFLQLALTSTFFAGIFQAALGILRLGFIIDFLSKAILIGFMAGSAVIVALQQLKGLLGIKHFTKKMALVPVLSSVFQNKHEWSWQTILMGVCFLVFLLVARHISIRKPKLFWVSAGAPLVSVIISTVLSSVIKAQLHGISVIGKLPQGVNPPSVDKLLFQGSHLGLAIKTGLVTGLLSLTEGIAVARTFASIRNYKVDGNKEMMAIGFMNVVGSTTSCYVTTGSFSRSAINHNAGAKTAMSNLVMSVTVLVTLLFLMPLFQYTPNVILGTIIITAVIGLIDLPSAYLIWKLDKFDFVVMLTAFFGVIFISVQLGLAIAVGLSVFRILLQVTRPKTVMLGNIPATTIYRNIHHYNEATRVPGFLILSIEAPINFANITYLNERILRWVDEEEATINDNLCLQFVILEMSAVSAIDTSGVSLFKDLKTTLTMKGVQLVLVNPLADVIEKLQKADEVDDFVREDYLFMTVGEAVTSLSSLMKGQSPTMEEEEAQKIVTEY; encoded by the exons ATGGAAGTAGCATTGGACAAAGTGACAATGGACCAAGTACCCAATGAAGTGCACCAAGTTGTTGCACCACCCTACAAGAGCTCCCTACAGAAGTTCATCACCAAGGTTAAGGAAACTTTTTTCCCTGATGATCCTCTGCGCCAATTTAAGGGACAACCACTCAAGAGAAAACTAATCCTTGGAGCTCAATATGTGTTCCCTGTGCTTCAATGGGCTCCTAGTTACAGCTTCAAACTTTTTAAATCTGACCTTATTTCTGGTCTCACCATTGCTAGTTTGGCCATCCCCCAG GGAATCAGTTATGCTAACCTTGCAAATCTTCCTGCAATTCTGGGACTCT ATTCTAGTTTTGTTCCCCCCCTTGTGTATGTTGTTCTTGGAAGCTCAATGGATCTTGCAGTAGGACCTGTTTCTATTGCTTCCCTAGTGCTGGGATCCATGCTCACAGAGGAAGTGTCTCCCAGTGAACAACCTgatctttttcttcaattagcTTTAACTTCAACATTCTTTGCTGGGATCTTTCAAGCCGCTCTTGGAATTCTAAG GCTAGGATTTATCATTGATTTTCTATCAAAGGCAATCCTTATTGGGTTCATGGCTGGATCTGCTGTAATTGTAGCTTTGCAACAGCTCAAGGGCCTTCTCGGAATCAAACATTTCACCAAAAAGATGGCCCTGGTTCCAGTTTTGAGTtctgtttttcaaaataaacacGAG TGGTCGTGGCAAACAATATTGATGGGGGTTTGCTTCTTGGTGTTTTTACTGGTTGCAAGACACATT AGCATAAGGAAACCAAAGCTATTCTGGGTCTCAGCTGGAGCTCCTCTTGTGTCTGTCATCATCTCTACTGTCCTCTCTTCTGTAATCAAGGCTCAACTTCATGGCATCAGTGTG ATTGGAAAATTGCCACAAGGAGTAAATCCTCCTTCAGTGGATAAGCTACTTTTTCAAGGAAGTCATCTCGGTCTAGCCATCAAAACTGGCCTTGTCACTGGCTTATTATCCCTCACG GAAGGAATTGCAGTGGCAAGGACATTTGCTTCTATCCGAAACTACAAAGTGGATGGAAACAAGGAAATGATGGCAATCGGGTTCATGAATGTGGTTGGCTCCACCACATCCTGCTATGTTACAACAG GATCTTTCTCTCGCTCGGCTATCAACCATAATGCAGGTGCTAAAACAGCAATGTCAAACTTAGTAATGTCTGTGACAGTCTTGGTGACACTACTGTTTCTTATGCCATTATTTCAATACACACCAAATGTTATATTGGGTACTATCATAATAACAGCAGTGATTGGCCTCATTGATCTCCCTTCTGCCTATCTCATTTGGAAGCTAGACAAATTCGATTTTGTTGTGATGTTGACTGCATTCTTTGGTGTGATTTTTATCTCTGTCCAGCTTGGCCTTGCTATTGCA GTCGGATTATCAGTTTTCAGGATACTCCTGCAAGTTACAAGGCCTAAAACAGTAATGTTGGGGAACATACCTGCAACAACCATATATAGAAATATTCATCATTATAATGAAGCTACAAGAGTACctggttttcttattttaagtATAGAGGCTCCCATCAATTTTGCAAACATCACATATCTCAACGAGAG AATATTACGATGGGTAGATGAAGAAGAAGCTACTATAAATGATAACTTATGCCTTCAATTTGTGATTCTGGAAATGTCAG CTGTGAGTGCCATAGACACAAGTGGAGTCTCACTTTTCAAggacttgaaaacaacattgaCAATGAAGGGTGTTCAG CTTGTGTTGGTGAATCCTCTAGCTGATGTTATAGAAAAGCTGCAAAAAGCAGATGAAGTTGATGATTTCGTTCGAGAAGATTACCTTTTCATGACAGTTGGAGAGGCTGTAACTTCACTTTCATCACTAATGAAGGGCCAATCACCAACCATGGAAGAAGAGGAGGCACAGAAAATTGTGACTGAGTACTAA